Proteins from one Nitrospirota bacterium genomic window:
- a CDS encoding thioesterase family protein, whose amino-acid sequence MTAAFETYRGQVEPSEIDHMGHMNIKYYAEKFDQATWKILMAIGVTPRYVQETGKGFAVLESLTKYLHELLAGTSVLIETVLLEVTSKKVRILHRLKKMETGEIVATNELLGIHFDLKLRKSCEMPNFIFETALSYKITNQKL is encoded by the coding sequence ATGACCGCCGCTTTTGAAACCTATAGAGGACAGGTTGAACCATCTGAAATCGATCATATGGGCCATATGAATATCAAGTACTATGCCGAGAAGTTTGATCAGGCGACCTGGAAAATTTTAATGGCGATAGGTGTGACGCCCCGCTATGTCCAGGAGACAGGGAAGGGGTTCGCCGTTCTTGAAAGCCTTACAAAGTATCTGCATGAGTTGTTGGCCGGGACTTCGGTTTTGATTGAGACGGTGTTACTTGAGGTTACTTCTAAAAAAGTCCGGATTCTTCATCGATTGAAAAAAATGGAGACGGGCGAGATCGTGGCGACCAACGAGCTCCTGGGAATTCATTTCGACCTCAAACTTCGAAAGAGCTGTGAAATGCCAAATTTCATTTTCGAAACCGCCCTATCTTATAAAATAACCAATCAAAAATTGTAA
- a CDS encoding M48 family metalloprotease, whose protein sequence is MVFKREKSFLRILFGTVVLFALVDCASFPGQTRQEATLPPLSVPDDETRSKKMGKEFLSEARKQFTFVQNPDVIDAVTRVGRSILLANGENPQNYHFLVVKNEVPNAFAVPGGYIFVFDGLLSRMTSVEELAGVLSHEIGHVTKDHFFQENKGAALANVAGIVAALLTREPSAAIAGALTAESLGLSFSREHEREADSVGLRFLNQAGYHPEGLYHFFKTLEAYEKYNPSLVPAYFSTHPAVGEREATMQMLIRGLPPPPADAKPVSLDWDRIRALVGIENNPNKPPSEFFLDPFKKGMSEEEKHYLTGLILLNNDRLREAVVELQNAIGTGSNNSFFHSTLAYAFFKLNQIPQARSEASLSATLDSANGEAEMILGFIGEVEKNKEVALAHYERANLLRPNDPRIFFKLGALYASMGRTKEALWSLAQFYRSGYQIEKALKELAKAREAFAGDQVFRSKVEAEMKDIIHEGL, encoded by the coding sequence TTGGTTTTTAAACGTGAGAAATCTTTTCTGCGAATATTATTCGGAACCGTCGTTTTGTTTGCGCTGGTCGATTGTGCGTCTTTTCCCGGGCAGACCCGGCAGGAAGCCACACTTCCTCCGCTTTCTGTTCCTGACGATGAAACCCGGTCAAAGAAAATGGGTAAAGAATTTCTGAGTGAAGCCCGGAAACAGTTCACTTTTGTTCAAAACCCCGACGTCATTGATGCGGTCACCAGAGTGGGTCGGTCGATTCTTTTGGCGAACGGAGAGAACCCTCAAAATTACCATTTTCTGGTTGTTAAAAATGAAGTTCCCAATGCGTTCGCCGTCCCAGGCGGGTATATCTTTGTGTTTGACGGCCTTCTTTCGAGAATGACCAGCGTCGAGGAACTCGCAGGGGTTTTGTCTCACGAAATCGGACACGTGACAAAGGATCATTTTTTCCAAGAAAATAAAGGGGCTGCTTTGGCGAATGTCGCCGGCATTGTGGCGGCTCTATTAACACGGGAGCCGAGCGCCGCCATTGCCGGAGCGCTTACCGCTGAGTCATTGGGCCTTTCCTTTAGCCGTGAACATGAAAGAGAAGCCGATTCTGTCGGTCTCCGGTTCCTTAATCAGGCCGGGTATCATCCAGAGGGTTTGTATCATTTTTTTAAAACACTTGAAGCTTACGAAAAATATAATCCCTCCCTTGTTCCGGCCTACTTTTCGACTCATCCCGCAGTGGGTGAACGGGAGGCAACGATGCAAATGTTGATCAGGGGGCTTCCTCCTCCCCCGGCCGACGCCAAACCAGTCTCTTTAGACTGGGACCGGATTCGTGCTCTGGTTGGAATAGAAAACAATCCTAATAAACCTCCTTCCGAGTTTTTTCTCGATCCTTTCAAAAAAGGGATGTCAGAGGAAGAAAAACATTATTTGACAGGTTTAATCCTGTTAAATAATGACCGGCTTCGGGAGGCGGTCGTTGAATTGCAAAACGCAATCGGAACCGGTTCGAACAACTCATTCTTTCATTCAACTCTGGCTTACGCTTTTTTCAAACTCAATCAAATTCCTCAGGCCAGGTCCGAAGCTTCGCTGAGCGCAACTCTGGATTCCGCGAATGGAGAAGCGGAGATGATTTTAGGGTTTATTGGGGAGGTTGAGAAAAATAAGGAGGTTGCTCTTGCACATTATGAAAGGGCCAATTTATTGCGGCCGAACGATCCGAGGATTTTTTTCAAACTCGGCGCGTTATATGCGTCGATGGGACGCACAAAGGAAGCCCTTTGGAGTCTTGCTCAATTTTATCGGTCCGGATATCAGATTGAAAAGGCCTTAAAAGAATTGGCTAAAGCGAGGGAAGCTTTTGCCGGCGATCAGGTCTTCAGGTCAAAAGTCGAGGCAGAAATGAAAGATATTATTCATGAAGGGTTATGA